Proteins encoded by one window of Sorex araneus isolate mSorAra2 chromosome 3, mSorAra2.pri, whole genome shotgun sequence:
- the IFT20 gene encoding intraflagellar transport protein 20 homolog, with amino-acid sequence MAKDILGEAGLHFDELNKLRVLDPEVTQQTTELKEECKDFVDKIGQFQKIVGGLIELVDQLAKEAENEKMKAIGARNLLKSIAKQREAQQQQLQALIAEKKMQLERYRVEYEALCKVEAEQNEFIDQFIFQK; translated from the exons ATGGCCAAGGACATCCTGGGTGAAGCAGGGCTACACTTTGACGAACTGAACAAGCTGCGGGTACTGGACCCGGAGGTCACCCAGCAGACTACAGAGCTCAAGGAAGAGTGCAAGGACTTTGTGGACA AAATTGGCCAGTTTCAGAAAATAGTTGGTGGTTTAATCGAACTTGTTGACCAACTTGCCAAAGAAGCAGAAAATGAGAAGATGAAG GCGATTGGTGCTCGGAACTTGCTCAAATCTATAGCAAAGCAGAGAGAAGCCCAGCAACAGCAACTCCAGGCGCTAATAGCAGAGAAGAAGATGCAGCTTGAAAG gtATCGGGTTGAATATGAAGCTTTGTGTAAAGTAGAAGCAGAACAAAATGAATTTATTGACcagtttatttttcagaaatga
- the TMEM97 gene encoding sigma intracellular receptor 2, protein MGLLSARRGLEWLLGFYFLSHIPITLVMDLQMLLPLELFPVELRNLMQWYAKEFKDPLFHDPPSWLKSFIFCELLFQLPFFPVATYAFFKGGCKWIRTPAIIYAVHTMTTLIPILTTFLFEDFSKTSGFKGHGPKTLRERIALVSIYAPYFFIPLMLLIFMLRSPHYKYEEKRKKK, encoded by the exons ATGGGGCTTCTGAGTGCCCGGCGCGGCCTGGAGTGGCTGCTGGGCTTCTACTTCCTCTCACACATCCCCATCACCCTGGTCATGGATCTGCAGATGCTGCTGCCGCTCGAGCTCTTCCCGGTCGAG CTGAGAAACCTGATGCAGTGGTATGCCAAGGAGTTCAAAGACCCGCTCTTTCATGACCCTCCGTCGTGGCTGAAGTCCTTCATATTTTGTGAGCTcctgttccagctgcctttctTTCCCGTTGCAACATACGCCTTCTTCAAAG GAGGTTGCAAGTGGATCCGCACCCCAGCGATCATCTACGCAGTTCATACCATGACAACGCTAATTCCAATTCTCACCACGTTTCTATTTGAGGATTTCTCCAAGACCAGTGGTTTCAAAGGACATGGGCCAAAGACTCTGCGGGAACGAATAGCCCTCGTATCCATCTATGCTCCCTACTTTTTCATCCCTCTCATGCTTCTGATTTTCATGTTGCGGAGCCCCCATTACAAGtatgaggagaaaaggaagaaaaaatga